One Chryseobacterium sp. StRB126 genomic region harbors:
- a CDS encoding sensor histidine kinase yields MNLSFRFARAFTILVFFVLITGFAILYFAFERATMRSAILKLEDLNAYVANKLEQNPNYDYLTAHHRQTQVKILPFTSQVTKEKIIEEKYIWNKSIQSYINKITVVTYPVIHQKKYAIKSVRYITIIENDFLISLIMVVAWIMVFLIILTIIVSVLVSKKILEPFYRAMDEIKKFRLKDSRPMNLMETQTEEFKSLNTFLIKMSESSKKDYHLLEELSENTSHELQTPLASIKGKIELLIDSELSENQLITLSSMNDELDRLSSINQSLILLAKLDHFEKTDSQLINFSELLKARLQYFEDLFEIQNLTLIQEIQEEVFLNFDTNLASIVINNLINNSKRHNIDHGKISVVLTETYLQISNTGNPPTVSTEELFKRFKRGNPNQNSIGIGLALVKKILEIYNAEISYHFENNLHITRIDFSKQTTD; encoded by the coding sequence ATGAATTTAAGTTTCCGCTTTGCCAGAGCATTCACCATTTTGGTATTCTTCGTCCTTATCACTGGATTTGCTATTCTTTATTTTGCTTTTGAAAGAGCAACCATGCGATCTGCTATTCTCAAGCTCGAGGATCTGAATGCTTATGTGGCCAATAAACTGGAACAGAATCCTAACTATGATTATCTTACTGCACACCATCGGCAAACCCAGGTCAAAATTCTTCCGTTTACGTCCCAGGTCACTAAAGAAAAAATAATTGAAGAAAAATATATCTGGAATAAAAGCATCCAATCATATATCAACAAGATTACTGTAGTTACCTATCCTGTCATTCATCAAAAAAAATATGCTATAAAAAGTGTACGGTACATTACCATTATTGAAAACGATTTTCTGATCAGTCTTATCATGGTTGTTGCATGGATTATGGTTTTCCTTATTATTCTCACTATTATTGTCAGCGTTCTGGTTTCCAAAAAAATACTTGAACCGTTTTATCGCGCAATGGATGAAATCAAAAAATTCAGACTGAAAGACAGCCGTCCTATGAACCTGATGGAAACCCAGACAGAAGAATTTAAATCATTGAATACGTTTCTCATAAAAATGTCTGAAAGCTCTAAAAAAGACTATCATCTATTGGAGGAATTATCAGAAAATACTTCTCATGAACTTCAAACTCCTTTAGCTTCTATTAAGGGAAAAATAGAACTCCTTATAGACAGTGAACTCTCGGAAAACCAACTCATCACCCTTTCTTCAATGAATGATGAGCTGGACAGGCTTTCATCTATCAATCAATCTCTGATTCTTTTAGCCAAACTGGACCATTTTGAAAAAACAGATTCACAACTTATCAATTTTTCAGAACTACTGAAAGCCCGATTGCAGTACTTTGAAGATCTGTTTGAAATTCAGAACCTAACCCTGATACAGGAAATTCAAGAAGAGGTATTTCTTAATTTTGATACCAATTTAGCTAGTATTGTTATCAATAACCTCATCAATAATTCCAAACGACATAATATCGATCACGGAAAAATCTCTGTAGTCCTTACAGAGACTTATTTACAGATTTCAAATACCGGAAATCCCCCTACCGTTTCTACGGAGGAATTATTTAAAAGATTCAAGCGTGGAAACCCTAATCAAAACTCCATTGGGATCGGTTTGGCGCTGGTGAAGAAGATTTTAGAGATTTATAATGCAGAAATATCTTATCATTTTGAGAACAACCTCCATATCACACGTATCGATTTCTCAAAACAAACCACTGATTAA
- a CDS encoding porin: MKKLLFIFSVMVMQYCYSQDTISIKKNPEENSSEKNPLDIGELKIKLNSKGDQWIKFGISSQIWLRSIENNPGTSVNGVPQEQTYDAGIRRMRLTIQSQVTPFYSVFLQMGINNQNFISGGGTGTGNNGAGKKAPFFFHDAYNELAIIPRNNFQTGKPNKNNLYLGAGLHSWNGVSRLTNASTTKMLAGDLPIFNFPSIEIADQFSRQLGVFVHGEFDRLNYRFSVNKPFATNLKPVVGGPAVDNNQSGKLSYSGYAFYQFFNKETTVTSFLSGNNLAAKKVLNIGAGFYTSKDATQSQPSENVFASHPSNTFGADIYSEIPLGNKTKEMGLTFYSVFYNYNYGPN; encoded by the coding sequence ATGAAAAAACTGCTCTTTATTTTTAGTGTAATGGTCATGCAATACTGTTATAGCCAGGATACAATCAGTATCAAAAAAAATCCTGAAGAAAACTCTTCTGAGAAAAATCCTTTGGATATCGGAGAGCTTAAAATCAAGCTCAACTCCAAAGGCGATCAATGGATAAAGTTTGGTATTTCCAGCCAGATCTGGCTCCGGAGTATCGAAAATAATCCAGGAACCAGTGTGAATGGAGTTCCCCAGGAACAAACATACGATGCCGGAATCAGGAGAATGAGATTAACGATTCAAAGTCAGGTGACTCCTTTTTATTCTGTTTTCTTACAAATGGGTATTAACAATCAGAATTTCATCTCAGGTGGTGGAACTGGTACTGGAAACAACGGAGCCGGAAAAAAGGCACCGTTCTTTTTCCATGATGCTTATAATGAACTGGCTATTATTCCAAGAAATAATTTTCAGACAGGAAAACCCAATAAGAATAACCTTTATTTGGGAGCAGGTCTGCATTCCTGGAATGGGGTCAGCCGTCTTACCAATGCCAGTACAACCAAAATGCTTGCAGGGGATCTTCCTATTTTCAATTTTCCTTCTATTGAAATTGCCGATCAGTTTTCAAGACAACTGGGAGTGTTTGTCCATGGAGAATTTGACAGACTTAACTACAGGTTCAGCGTCAACAAACCTTTTGCTACCAATCTAAAACCGGTAGTTGGAGGGCCTGCAGTAGACAATAACCAAAGTGGAAAATTGTCTTATTCGGGATACGCATTTTACCAGTTTTTTAATAAAGAAACTACTGTCACCTCTTTTTTATCCGGAAACAATCTTGCAGCCAAAAAAGTTCTGAATATCGGTGCCGGTTTCTACACCAGCAAAGATGCTACACAAAGCCAGCCATCAGAAAATGTTTTTGCATCCCATCCATCCAACACCTTTGGAGCTGATATCTATTCAGAAATACCCTTAGGAAATAAAACTAAAGAAATGGGGCTTACCTTCTATTCGGTATTTTACAATTACAATTACGGACCTAATTAA
- a CDS encoding IS982 family transposase has translation MNLKDQITNIFVQIDDFCKEFDAQIKKLKLEALGDSKKRRNRTSKMFDSEIITIMIGFHLGAHKTFKHYYQEVVCGYWKDLFPNRLSYNRFIELQQRCFVVFVLFLKEKCLGKCTGISFMDSTTLKVCRNQRIHNHKVFKGFAERGKSSMGWFYGFKLHLVCNEKGELLSFYLTKGNVDDRNPKHIKKMTKQLFGKLFADKGYLSKALWEMLFADGIQLFTKLRKNMKNHIMTMEDKILLRKRAIIETINDELKNHCQVEHTRHRSVNNFIMNILGGLTAYCFFPKKPSLNLKKVNDGQLFLNFA, from the coding sequence ATGAATTTGAAAGACCAAATTACAAATATTTTTGTACAAATTGATGATTTTTGTAAAGAGTTTGATGCGCAAATTAAAAAATTAAAGCTAGAAGCATTAGGAGACAGCAAGAAAAGAAGAAACAGAACTTCAAAAATGTTTGATTCTGAAATTATCACAATCATGATAGGCTTTCATTTGGGAGCTCACAAAACATTTAAACATTACTATCAGGAAGTAGTTTGTGGATATTGGAAAGATTTATTTCCAAATAGGCTTTCCTACAACAGGTTTATCGAGCTCCAACAAAGATGTTTTGTTGTTTTTGTCTTGTTTTTGAAAGAAAAATGTCTTGGAAAATGCACAGGAATCAGCTTTATGGACAGTACAACTTTGAAAGTCTGTAGAAACCAAAGGATACATAATCATAAAGTTTTCAAAGGTTTCGCAGAACGCGGAAAGTCCTCAATGGGCTGGTTTTACGGCTTCAAACTACATTTGGTATGCAATGAAAAAGGAGAACTTTTATCCTTTTATTTGACAAAAGGAAATGTGGATGACCGAAATCCGAAACATATTAAGAAAATGACCAAGCAATTGTTTGGGAAGTTGTTTGCCGATAAAGGGTATCTCTCAAAAGCCTTGTGGGAGATGCTTTTTGCAGATGGTATTCAACTCTTTACCAAACTTAGAAAGAATATGAAAAATCACATAATGACAATGGAAGACAAGATTTTGCTTAGAAAAAGAGCTATCATTGAAACCATAAATGACGAACTAAAGAATCACTGTCAGGTTGAACACACCAGACACCGAAGTGTGAACAATTTTATAATGAATATCTTGGGAGGGCTAACAGCATATTGTTTCTTTCCAAAAAAACCGTCACTTAACTTAAAAAAAGTAAATGACGGTCAACTATTTTTAAATTTTGCTTAA
- a CDS encoding MFS transporter, whose protein sequence is MNTTPITTAQRIKAIVGGSIGNLVEWYDWYAYAAFAIYFSNSFFPDSDLNAQLMNTAGIFAVGFLMRPIGGWLFGSIADKIGRKKAMTLSVLLMSFGSLLIALTPTYETIGILAPILLLIARLLQGLSVGGEYGVSATYLSEMATEDRRGFYSSFQYVTLIGGQLIALGIQLILQKFLLTETQLENWGWRIPFVIGAMLSIIALYLRANLHETEAFENKKEVNEKKKGTIKELLKHPKALLTVIGLTLGGTLAFYTYTTYMQKFLVNTVHLTKEQSTLISFVSLFIFACLQPVFGGLSDKIGRRPLLLGFGVFGTICTVPLLTALSTTTSMWTAFFLIMAALIIVSGYTSINAVVKAELFPSEIRALGVGLPYAITVAVFGGTAEYIALWFKKIGSEEYFYWYITGCILFSLVVYIGMKDTKNSSTLDKD, encoded by the coding sequence ATGAATACTACTCCAATTACTACTGCTCAAAGAATCAAAGCCATCGTGGGAGGATCTATAGGAAATCTCGTAGAATGGTATGACTGGTATGCCTACGCTGCTTTTGCAATTTACTTTTCAAATTCTTTTTTCCCGGACTCCGACCTTAATGCCCAATTGATGAATACTGCAGGGATTTTTGCTGTTGGTTTCCTCATGCGTCCTATCGGAGGATGGTTATTTGGAAGTATCGCCGACAAAATCGGAAGAAAGAAAGCAATGACCCTTTCGGTCTTGTTGATGTCATTTGGATCTCTTCTTATTGCCCTTACTCCAACTTATGAAACCATAGGAATTCTGGCTCCCATCCTGCTTTTAATTGCAAGATTATTACAGGGGCTCAGTGTAGGAGGAGAGTATGGGGTTTCAGCAACGTATCTCAGCGAAATGGCTACGGAAGACAGAAGAGGCTTTTACTCAAGCTTCCAATATGTAACCCTGATTGGTGGGCAGCTGATTGCACTTGGGATTCAGCTGATTTTACAGAAATTTTTGTTAACAGAAACTCAACTGGAAAACTGGGGATGGAGAATTCCCTTTGTCATTGGCGCTATGCTTTCTATTATAGCATTATATCTTCGTGCTAATCTTCATGAAACAGAAGCTTTTGAAAACAAAAAAGAAGTTAATGAAAAGAAAAAGGGAACTATTAAAGAGCTTCTCAAACATCCTAAGGCTTTGCTTACTGTGATAGGTCTTACGTTGGGAGGAACGTTGGCATTCTATACATATACAACCTATATGCAAAAATTCCTGGTGAATACAGTTCATCTTACCAAGGAACAGTCTACCCTTATTTCTTTCGTTTCCTTATTTATTTTCGCCTGCCTTCAGCCTGTATTCGGAGGTCTGTCTGACAAAATAGGAAGACGTCCGCTCCTTCTAGGCTTCGGTGTATTTGGAACAATATGTACCGTTCCGCTTCTCACCGCACTAAGTACAACCACTTCCATGTGGACTGCCTTTTTTCTGATCATGGCTGCATTGATCATTGTGAGTGGATATACCTCCATTAATGCAGTGGTAAAAGCAGAACTTTTTCCTTCTGAAATAAGGGCTCTAGGTGTGGGGCTGCCTTATGCTATTACAGTAGCTGTTTTTGGAGGAACAGCAGAATATATTGCACTTTGGTTTAAAAAGATTGGATCTGAAGAATATTTCTACTGGTACATTACAGGCTGTATCTTATTTTCTCTTGTGGTATATATTGGAATGAAGGATACCAAGAATTCTTCAACACTGGATAAAGATTAA
- a CDS encoding alpha/beta fold hydrolase produces MKKFTFLLIIMLFFAAVCNIFGQEKKYPFEVKKSGKGKQSLILIPGFASSGEVWNETTAKFEKDFTCYTLTMAGFAGAKPDADASFKDWEKGIAAYIKTHKIEKPVIIGHSMGGGLALAIAADYPELVGKIVIVDALPCLAAISNPNFTSKENNDCSSTVNKFTAMTDEQFRQMQTQSIPRLLADTSMQNTVIDWSMKSDRKTFAKMYCDFSNTDLRETIKNIQCPSLILLESYFVFMKPSIEAQYTHLKNANFQYSTKGLHFIMYDDKEWYFNQLNNFLSSK; encoded by the coding sequence ATGAAAAAATTCACATTCCTTCTTATCATCATGTTATTTTTTGCAGCAGTATGTAATATATTTGGTCAGGAAAAAAAATACCCGTTTGAAGTAAAAAAATCCGGCAAGGGAAAACAGTCTTTAATTCTGATTCCAGGATTTGCTTCTTCAGGAGAGGTGTGGAACGAAACGACTGCAAAGTTTGAAAAAGATTTCACCTGCTATACATTAACCATGGCAGGATTTGCAGGAGCAAAACCTGATGCTGATGCCAGCTTCAAAGATTGGGAAAAAGGAATTGCTGCTTATATAAAGACTCATAAAATTGAAAAACCCGTTATCATTGGACACAGCATGGGTGGTGGTCTTGCTTTGGCTATTGCAGCAGACTATCCTGAGCTGGTGGGGAAAATTGTGATTGTAGATGCTTTACCTTGTCTGGCAGCAATCTCTAACCCTAATTTTACGTCTAAGGAAAACAACGACTGTTCTTCAACCGTTAATAAATTTACAGCAATGACCGATGAACAATTCCGTCAAATGCAGACCCAATCTATTCCACGCCTTCTGGCAGATACTTCTATGCAGAATACAGTGATTGACTGGAGTATGAAATCTGACAGAAAAACATTCGCTAAAATGTACTGCGATTTCTCTAATACCGATCTTAGAGAAACCATCAAGAACATACAATGCCCCTCTCTTATTCTTCTGGAATCTTATTTTGTATTTATGAAACCTTCGATTGAAGCACAGTATACTCATCTTAAAAATGCTAATTTTCAATATTCTACAAAAGGGCTCCATTTCATTATGTATGATGATAAAGAATGGTATTTCAATCAGCTTAATAACTTTTTATCTTCGAAATAA
- a CDS encoding RNA polymerase sigma factor, which produces MVFEDIYELYWQKIFRLCMGYVNDTDAAQDLAQETFIIVWQQLPKFRNESSIGTWIFRIASNNCLRQIEKEKRFSKTDLPVNLEEKKQESMEPQIQLLYQFISELPETDRIIISLELEEVKQAEIAQITGLSEANIRVKIHRIKEKLTQKFRNNGY; this is translated from the coding sequence ATGGTGTTTGAGGATATTTATGAACTCTACTGGCAAAAGATATTCCGCCTCTGCATGGGATATGTAAATGATACTGATGCTGCTCAGGATCTTGCTCAGGAAACATTTATCATTGTCTGGCAGCAGCTCCCGAAATTCAGGAATGAATCCAGCATCGGAACATGGATTTTCAGAATTGCTTCCAACAATTGTCTCCGGCAGATTGAAAAGGAAAAAAGATTTTCCAAAACAGATCTCCCCGTCAACCTGGAAGAAAAAAAGCAGGAATCTATGGAACCTCAGATACAATTGCTGTATCAATTTATTTCAGAACTTCCCGAAACAGACAGAATTATCATCTCTCTGGAACTGGAAGAAGTAAAACAGGCTGAAATAGCTCAGATCACAGGACTTTCGGAAGCTAACATCCGGGTAAAAATTCACAGAATCAAAGAAAAATTAACACAAAAGTTTAGAAACAATGGATACTAA
- a CDS encoding class I SAM-dependent methyltransferase, giving the protein MNSSDNKNHWENVYETKNPDQVSWTQKKPQTSLDFINSFGLGKEAKIIDIGGGDSNLVDFLLEEGYENITVLDISVKALEKAKQRLGDKADKIKWIATDITAFQPTETYYIWHDRAAFHFLTTPEQVSKYIDIAKKNITGYLVLGTFSKNGPAKCSGLDIQQYDEESLSEKFTEGFEKIQCITEDHTTPFETIQNFIFCSFKKR; this is encoded by the coding sequence ATGAATTCTTCCGACAATAAAAACCATTGGGAAAATGTGTATGAGACTAAAAATCCGGATCAGGTAAGCTGGACTCAGAAAAAGCCTCAGACCTCACTTGATTTTATTAATTCCTTCGGATTGGGAAAAGAGGCTAAAATCATAGACATTGGCGGTGGAGACAGTAATCTGGTTGATTTTCTGCTTGAAGAAGGCTATGAAAATATCACAGTACTGGATATCTCTGTCAAAGCTTTGGAAAAAGCAAAACAAAGATTGGGTGACAAAGCTGATAAAATAAAATGGATTGCTACAGACATTACCGCTTTTCAACCTACAGAAACTTATTACATCTGGCATGACAGAGCAGCTTTCCACTTCCTGACTACTCCGGAACAGGTCTCAAAATATATTGATATTGCAAAGAAAAACATTACCGGCTATCTGGTCTTGGGAACTTTTTCCAAAAACGGACCTGCCAAATGCAGCGGTCTGGATATTCAGCAATATGATGAGGAATCTCTTTCTGAAAAATTTACAGAAGGTTTCGAAAAAATACAATGTATTACTGAAGATCACACAACCCCTTTCGAGACTATTCAAAACTTTATTTTCTGCAGTTTTAAAAAGCGCTGA
- a CDS encoding M43 family zinc metalloprotease has product MKKLLFLLITATLSSNFYSQNVEFLECGTDELMKKHYAKFPNEKIQDDAFNLELSKMIKTGKLAAKNGQNQVYEIPIVVHVVGDGSPIGNVNNKSDADIIAWVNYTNGVFAGNSSSGMAATSSALPVKFVFAKIDPNCNPTNGINRIDASALPKYVSGGVNDDNTTNAVLATEITAMGQWDTNKYYNIYVVKKLTSSAGALNGYAYYPGGSNDYSFMATSASAVNAQTLAHEFGHALGLRHTHEGYNATTGDCPVNTDCTLNGDLVCDTEPMKSLYHSSVPRNCQTGQINPCTSLVYAGGERNVMSYTFCFRDLFTQGQTDRATAQLLKFRQSLINSPVAASTTPNNNVSLTSACTPTTISTPGNYNIGITSVKFGSINNSSNNYKQAINNFYENFTGSYCLGTSKTTIPNNTATTITVAPGTSNNHTIKAYIDYNNDGQFDETTELILNQTGVASGSLATASVTPPSNAVLNTPLRMRVIGDAGIVITSCYTPKYGQVEDYSVTIVPQASLAVNDVASKNNSFITKDESSVYVKSDSKISSLHIYDASGKLLVDKADINSSEFRVPINQKNTIITVNAVLKDGKVMTKKLQF; this is encoded by the coding sequence TTGAAAAAACTATTATTTCTGCTTATTACAGCAACTTTATCTTCGAACTTTTATTCACAGAATGTAGAATTTCTAGAGTGCGGAACTGATGAACTAATGAAAAAACATTACGCAAAGTTCCCGAACGAAAAGATCCAGGATGACGCCTTCAATCTGGAATTATCTAAAATGATAAAAACTGGAAAACTGGCCGCAAAGAATGGTCAGAATCAGGTATATGAAATTCCTATCGTTGTACATGTGGTAGGAGATGGAAGCCCAATAGGAAATGTTAATAACAAGTCTGATGCAGATATTATTGCCTGGGTAAATTATACCAATGGTGTTTTTGCAGGAAACTCATCCAGTGGAATGGCGGCTACAAGCTCTGCATTACCTGTAAAATTCGTTTTTGCGAAGATAGATCCTAATTGTAATCCAACTAATGGAATCAATAGAATTGATGCTTCAGCACTTCCAAAATATGTAAGTGGCGGAGTAAATGACGACAATACCACCAATGCTGTCCTTGCAACAGAAATTACTGCTATGGGGCAATGGGACACGAACAAGTATTACAACATCTACGTTGTTAAAAAGCTGACTTCAAGCGCAGGAGCATTGAATGGATATGCTTATTATCCAGGGGGAAGCAATGATTATTCTTTTATGGCAACCAGTGCTTCAGCAGTGAATGCACAAACTTTGGCTCACGAATTTGGTCATGCTTTAGGTTTAAGACATACTCACGAAGGTTATAATGCTACTACCGGAGACTGCCCTGTAAATACCGACTGTACTTTGAATGGTGATTTGGTATGCGACACCGAACCTATGAAAAGTCTTTATCATTCTTCTGTTCCAAGAAACTGTCAAACCGGACAAATCAATCCTTGCACCAGCCTGGTATACGCTGGTGGAGAAAGAAATGTAATGTCTTATACTTTTTGCTTTAGAGATTTGTTTACACAGGGACAAACAGATCGTGCAACAGCACAACTTCTTAAGTTCAGACAATCCTTAATCAACTCTCCGGTTGCTGCCAGTACAACCCCTAATAATAATGTATCCCTTACCAGCGCATGTACTCCAACAACAATAAGCACTCCTGGAAATTATAATATAGGAATCACTTCAGTAAAGTTTGGAAGTATTAATAACTCCTCCAACAATTACAAACAGGCCATCAATAATTTCTATGAAAACTTTACCGGAAGCTACTGCCTGGGGACCAGTAAAACAACAATTCCTAACAATACGGCAACCACAATCACTGTTGCTCCGGGAACAAGCAACAACCACACTATAAAAGCATATATTGACTACAACAATGATGGTCAGTTTGATGAAACTACAGAGCTAATTTTGAACCAAACAGGAGTAGCGAGTGGTTCATTGGCTACCGCTTCTGTAACCCCACCTTCCAATGCTGTATTGAATACCCCTTTAAGAATGAGAGTTATTGGTGATGCAGGTATCGTCATTACATCATGTTACACACCAAAATATGGACAGGTAGAAGATTATTCTGTAACCATAGTACCACAGGCATCATTAGCTGTAAACGATGTGGCTTCAAAGAATAATTCATTCATCACCAAGGATGAAAGTTCAGTGTATGTAAAAAGTGATTCCAAAATTTCTTCATTACATATCTATGATGCATCAGGAAAACTATTGGTTGACAAAGCTGATATCAACAGTTCAGAATTCAGAGTACCAATCAATCAAAAGAACACCATCATCACGGTGAATGCAGTTCTAAAGGATGGAAAAGTAATGACAAAAAAATTACAATTCTAA
- a CDS encoding ABC transporter ATP-binding protein has translation MKKQDTWGIVKRLFFIGMKFRSWFILTLIISVILSIVSTYRPYLTMEVVDNDITKLQDKAVMMKHIYILVGLVFAETILNFFLVYFSNFISQNVIRDIRERLYSKLIYFKTSFFDKTPIGQLVTRAVGDVETIATVYTDGFLMVFGDILRIVFVLIMMFNTNVHLSYITLAILPLMVVITRFFQKRLKKAFGDERNWTSTQNSFVQERLAGMSIIQVFNRQESEFKKFDDINITLKSALLRTVFIFSLFFPVVELISSLFIGFILFYGGYITISAGVVIAFIQYISMLIRPLRQIADRFNNIQRGIVGAERVLGLMDEENSMTNTGTVKKDHFAGKIEFQKVHFAYDEKQEVLKGIDFKVNPGETVAIVGATGAGKSTIISLITRLYDINSGNILIDDVDLKDYELYNLRSHIGVVLQDVFLFHGSIFENLAFGDDSITLEKIKAGAKEIEVDQFIEQLPGGYDYVVSERGSSISLGQRQLLSFLRAYLSDPKILILDEATSSIDHESEKLIQRATEKITKNRTSIIIAHRLSTIEKADKIIVMEHGKIVEEGKHLELLDRNGYYATLYKAQLRHEVELEEEKESK, from the coding sequence ATGAAAAAACAAGATACCTGGGGAATTGTTAAAAGGCTGTTCTTTATCGGAATGAAGTTTCGTTCTTGGTTCATCCTTACCTTAATCATCTCCGTCATACTTTCAATAGTTTCTACCTATAGACCATATCTTACGATGGAAGTGGTAGATAATGATATCACAAAGCTGCAGGATAAAGCCGTGATGATGAAGCATATCTATATCCTTGTGGGATTGGTATTTGCGGAAACAATTCTGAACTTTTTCCTGGTTTATTTCTCTAATTTTATTTCACAGAATGTAATTCGTGATATCCGTGAAAGACTATATTCCAAACTGATTTATTTTAAAACATCATTTTTTGATAAAACACCAATTGGTCAATTGGTAACCCGTGCCGTAGGGGATGTGGAAACAATTGCTACCGTTTATACAGATGGTTTCCTGATGGTTTTCGGAGATATTCTGAGAATTGTATTTGTTTTGATCATGATGTTCAATACGAATGTTCACCTAAGTTATATTACATTGGCAATTCTGCCTTTAATGGTTGTCATTACAAGATTTTTTCAAAAGAGATTAAAGAAAGCTTTTGGAGACGAAAGGAATTGGACCTCTACACAAAATTCATTTGTACAGGAAAGACTGGCGGGAATGTCAATTATTCAGGTATTCAACAGACAGGAATCTGAATTTAAAAAATTTGATGATATTAATATTACCCTGAAAAGTGCATTACTGAGAACTGTTTTCATCTTCTCATTATTCTTTCCGGTAGTAGAACTTATTTCTTCACTATTTATAGGGTTTATCCTGTTTTATGGTGGATATATTACGATCAGTGCCGGGGTGGTGATCGCTTTTATTCAATATATTTCAATGCTGATCCGCCCTTTAAGGCAGATTGCAGACCGTTTCAACAATATTCAGAGAGGAATTGTAGGAGCGGAAAGAGTATTGGGATTAATGGATGAAGAAAATTCGATGACCAATACAGGAACCGTGAAAAAAGACCACTTTGCCGGTAAAATTGAATTTCAGAAAGTACATTTTGCCTATGATGAAAAACAGGAAGTACTAAAAGGGATCGATTTTAAAGTGAATCCGGGAGAAACTGTTGCCATTGTAGGAGCAACGGGTGCCGGGAAATCTACAATTATCAGCTTGATTACAAGGCTTTATGATATCAATTCAGGAAATATTCTTATCGATGATGTGGATTTGAAAGACTATGAATTATATAATTTGAGAAGCCACATCGGAGTAGTATTGCAGGATGTATTCCTTTTCCATGGAAGTATTTTTGAAAACCTTGCTTTCGGTGATGATAGCATTACCCTTGAAAAAATAAAGGCTGGAGCTAAAGAGATTGAAGTAGATCAGTTTATAGAGCAGCTTCCAGGTGGATATGATTATGTAGTAAGTGAAAGAGGTTCATCCATTTCATTAGGACAAAGACAATTACTATCGTTCTTAAGAGCATATTTATCTGATCCAAAAATTCTGATTCTGGATGAAGCAACTTCTTCCATCGATCATGAAAGTGAAAAACTGATCCAGAGAGCGACAGAAAAAATTACTAAAAACAGAACGTCTATTATTATTGCCCACAGGCTTTCCACGATTGAAAAAGCAGATAAGATTATTGTAATGGAGCATGGTAAAATTGTAGAAGAAGGGAAGCATCTTGAGCTTTTGGATAGGAATGGTTATTACGCTACTTTATATAAAGCCCAGCTGCGTCATGAAGTAGAACTGGAAGAAGAAAAAGAATCAAAATAA